The window TATGATTAAATTTTTTCCTTGAAACCATTTTCTGTCGCTATAATAGAGCGGAGCTAGCATATCAGGTGGGGGTTCGGCCAAACTCAGTAACTTTGGTCCAAAtcttatatttgtattaaaaaatcCATTCAACATATACAAATTATTAAATTTAGAACCCAATAATTTTAAGAAACTAAAATCTCAAAATCCATAAACGTCAAATCCCAGTTCCGCCTCTTGCTATATATAGTATTTATGACAAAGTGACCACCAGGGCTTTAAAATCTCATTTTTAAGCAGTTGCAGAAAAACATCCACAACCACAAATGACAGAATCAAACGACAACGAGGAAATATTGAGAGGAAGATGGAGTCTCAAAGGCACCACTGCACTTGTCACTGGTGGCTCCAAAGGTATAGGGTGAGTTTGATATTTTTCCCTTGACTCTTCCATTTATATAAATCCAAGTAATTTATTAGTTAATATATAGTTTTCATGGAAATAAAATACATAGATGTTCCGTTTCTAATTATTTTGCTGGTTTTTACTTTATGGAGTGTAATTAGCTTTGATATTTGATactgaaatgatttatcttttaATTTCCACGATTTATCATGGAAGTATCTGTATTTGTATGAGCTTTTAACACGTTTGTTTTTTCTTGAACGAATTTGATGATCCAGTGATACATCCTTTTTTATATTTACCCGATTGTTGTTTCAATTTGGTGATTAATTTATGTGACCAACAaagtgttttttgttttttttaatactaaTTTTTTTATGCCAATCAAATTTTTCCAGATTTTGCCTCATCGGGATCAATTGCATTGAATAATTTTATTTTGCTCCATCGGGATCAATTGCATTGAATAATTTTCTCACAAATTTAGTGCTATCTTTCCTAAATTCACTCTTCCCCGTTGTTGGTCTgaaaataaaaaaaggtcttCAAATTTAAACTCCAATTTGGTTTCTTACTAGTTCATTGATTAAAGTTTAATACTTATCAATTTTTGTTGATAATGATTTTTTATCGACCGTATCcactttttatttaaaattttctAGAGAAGTATTGTTTAAGATTGAAGCTAAGGTGGAAACCTTGTATGTCTTACTTATCTTAACTATGTGTTTAGTTTATGTATTATTCTCCGTCTTTTTTTACTTTGGCGATTTGGATTTTAGGTATGCAATAGTGGAAGAATTGGCAAGTTTTGGAGCAACAGTATATACATGTTCACGTAATGAAAAGGAGCTGCAAGAATGCCTTGAGATTTGGAGAAAAAAGGGACTTAAAGTTGAAGGTTCTGTTTGTGACTTATTATTGCGCACTGAACGTGAGAAGCTAATTGAGACAGTTGGACATGTTTTTCATGGAAAGCTCAATATTTTGGTAAGACTTTAGCCCGTTTGTATTATTGTAGTTCTATCTCATGTCAAGATAGTTACTAATTACTCTCCTTTTCAAAATATCAAACCCCCATACTTACTATAAACCTACGTTGCTAGAAGCCTGCAACTCTAAAAAAATATTGCCGCATGCGTGTCTGATCCTTCAGGATTACACTATGTTTGGAGGATCTGACGTGCAACTgtcaacatttttgaagagttcgAGCAACATATAGTTATAAAACTATTTTGTAATTGAATTTTAAGCAATAATTTCGTAATAATAGATTTTTTACACTGTGGGTTGTAGTAAACACTACTGGAAACACGTACATTCTAAAGGAATCATTGTAAATATTATGCTCGTTGACAATTCTTCCGGATAACTtcccgttaaaaaaaaaaacatatttgtgACGGAATTTTGACAAAATCATACATTGTTTCTAATAGCGAAATGTTATTTTAGTTTGAAGCAGATATACAACTCTACGGTTACTAAGGATTGTTAATTACTTGCATTTTGATTTTAAGCAATGTGACAGAATACATGAGTTACTTACAAAGTAACAATATATGAAAAATAAACTTAAATTACAATAATTGTTTGACCAGTTTGTTCATGATGTAGGTAAATAATGCAGGAGCAGCAATATATAAGGAAACTAAAGATTTCACAGCAGAAGATTACAACATCATAATGGGAACTAATTTTGAAGCTGCTTATCATTTATGTCAAAATGCTTATCCCTTATTGAAGGCATCTGAAAATGGCAATGTTATTTTTGTCTCTTCAATTGCTAGCTTTTCAGCTCTGCCTTCTCTGTCTCTTTATTCTGCTTCCAAAGGTAACATTTTCTACCCatcttttttactttttaaaaataatactCCCCATTCTATCGtgtttgacattattttttatttattcatttaaaAAAAGAATATCACATTTTCATATTTTTCCTAAATGAGAAACTTTTATAGCAATCATTGGCGAATCTAGAGGATTAGTTATAGGTTCACGTGAACACAGTAACTCTTGCCTATATATTAAATATTTGACCATGGACTGAGTTATTATTATACATAGATTAATTTGAGGCTGATATAATAACTTATAAACTTCAAATCCCTTAACGGTTTTGATAGCCAGACAAGCACTATGACATATTTAtaaccacaaattttaaaaaatttatagctacacaaattttaaaagtttttcttaaaaaaaattcgTTCTCaatcaaaatttgaaaaacaaagtGGGAAGGGGGGAGTAGTGGAGTACCATATTTTCTTTGTACTAAAGCACTTTACTAACTTTAAGTTTAAATTAAAGATTGGTAAATCAGGGAGAAAATTTTACCAAAATCCTCAAAAGGTTTCACTCTAATTCCATCTCTATCATCTATgttatttatatttttaaatatCTTTTTACTTATGATCTTGGAGACCATTGAATAATAATGATTCTCTACTCACAATTTGGAGTAATCAAttctttcttaaaaaaaaaaattcaaacaagttttttttttttggaaaagtttGTATGTTGAAGAAGCTAGAATTTCAAAAAGTCTACATAAATTTATTGAAGTACTTATGGTAATGTTATCTTAGCTGGTAGACCCAATTTTATTTCTCTCTGTAGGAGCAATAAATCAACTGACAAAGAATTTGGCATGTGAGTGGGCCATGGACAAAATTCGTGTTAATACAGTTGCACCAGCAGTAATTTTAACCCCACTTATTGAACAATCGATAAAGGTGAGGCCTTTTTATCTTAATCCCTTTTTTtgatatttattaaaaaaaaattatttatctcaTTTATTTTCTACTCAAGAATTCTTTgtacttatgttttttttattAGAAGCCTCATGAGCTTAAGTTAAATTATTCCTTAGTAAACTCCTCTGGTTTAAACTAGTACAACCACACTTTCTTCTGATTTATCTaatgaaaataacttttaacgtgtttggccaaactcttaaaatttgcttattttgaaaagtgtttttgtAGAAGTATTCATTGAAAAAAATGCTTTTGGAGAGTAACAGTAATCAATTTTGAATAGTACTTTTGCCATATTAGAACAACAATTTGGGCCTGACCAatgttccgaagttcgtttcgagAAAAACTACTTATTTTTGGTACTACTCGATCGATAACGCTTATTTTTTCTTAAGAATTTTGTTAAATACCTCAACTCTCTAACATAAGCACTTTTTACTTCACAAAAACTTGATCTAGCCGAGAGAAGACAGTCTTTAGAAACAACGGGTTGGGAAAGCAAGAGAATGCTTCGCGTTTTCTTATCTCCTTCATTCTTTAGTAAACTCCTTTTTAGTTTAATCAAGTACAAttacatttttttctataattcAATTAAAAAAATGGAAATAACTTCATATGTTCAAAGTAGTTAAGTTTTctttatgtattttattttaatGATCTACCTTACTGCAGAATCCTGTGCAAAAAGAAGAAATAGACAAATATATTGTTCGAACTCCTATTGGTCGACCTGGAAAGCCCAAAGAAGTTTCTGGCATAATAGCCTTCCTATGCTTCCCTGCTGCTTCATATATCACAGGCCAGATTATATATGTTGATGGTGGATTCACTGCTAATGGATTTTAATTAGAGAAAATTGCCTTAATCACCAGCCAAATTATATAcgttgtttcttttcttttggatTTCTTACGCTAAGCCTTATCATTCATAAGTTTGTTGAATACTGTGAGACGGTTTCTATATACTTGGTAATATTATTGAGCTATTCGTCTTTTGCATTTGAGGTTGAACTTCTTTTCTGGCTTAAATTTGTTACGGGTCATCCTGTTTCGATTCCATCATTTAATTTGCATTATTCGTCTTCATAAAAATTTTGCATACATATCCACTTCAGATATGCAGTGACTGCAGCTAGGCTTaacaaacaaaattaattttgacTGAAGTTTAGATAGTAATGGTTGGCCTCCAATCATTTAATTTGCCTGAATTCAGCCATTTCTGTTCGACGTTCATGCACATATGATCGAAGTTCAACAAAAGGTTAAGAAAAGCTAAAATAATTGAACTTTAACTATATATGACTGAAGTTCAAGCAAAAATAACTGAAGCGAGGCAAAATTACTAAAATTATTTTCAAGTGAGGCTTCGAAAGCAACAGTTGAAAAGCGTGGCCTTAGGGCAAAGGTTACGTTGGTTTAGGCTATTCTCGGAAAAGCATAGTCTAAAGCCGAAAAGTGTGGCCTTTGATCAAAGACTACGCTTTTTGATAGTTTAAGCCACACTTTGGTGAAGAAGTTGGAAGAGGAATTGTTGTAGAAGCATGACAAGCAATTTGAAGGGCAAAGGCATGCAATTATTTGCCAAAAATGTCGTGTTTAAGACTTCCACGGctcaaaagaagaaaaaacactTAGGAGTCCGCGTGAAACTGACCACAAAAAATTGGCTCACAACTAGAAAACATCGCAACGTTGTCTCCTAGCTACAGAGGAATGGCTCCAACTGAAAATTTCTTTCGATGAATTGGACATTTCAGGATAGATAGATGGCAAAACTTGATAGATGGCAAAATTGAGTTCCAGGATGAGTTTACTGTTTactctttaatttt is drawn from Lycium barbarum isolate Lr01 chromosome 8, ASM1917538v2, whole genome shotgun sequence and contains these coding sequences:
- the LOC132607266 gene encoding tropinone reductase 1-like isoform X1, whose translation is MTESNDNEEILRGRWSLKGTTALVTGGSKGIGYAIVEELASFGATVYTCSRNEKELQECLEIWRKKGLKVEGSVCDLLLRTEREKLIETVGHVFHGKLNILVNNAGAAIYKETKDFTAEDYNIIMGTNFEAAYHLCQNAYPLLKASENGNVIFVSSIASFSALPSLSLYSASKGAINQLTKNLACEWAMDKIRVNTVAPAVILTPLIEQSIKNPVQKEEIDKYIVRTPIGRPGKPKEVSGIIAFLCFPAASYITGQIIYVDGGFTANGF
- the LOC132607266 gene encoding tropinone reductase 1-like isoform X2 is translated as MTESNDNEEILRGRWSLKGTTALVTGGSKGIGYAIVEELASFGATVYTCSRNEKELQECLEIWRKKGLKVEGSVCDLLLRTEREKLIETVGHVFHGKLNILVNNAGAAIYKETKDFTAEDYNIIMGTNFEAAYHLCQNAYPLLKASENGNVIFVSSIASFSALPSLSLYSASKESCAKRRNRQIYCSNSYWSTWKAQRSFWHNSLPMLPCCFIYHRPDYIC